One Nicotiana tomentosiformis chromosome 4, ASM39032v3, whole genome shotgun sequence genomic window carries:
- the LOC104110810 gene encoding trihelix transcription factor DF1-like: MLGVSGIISSTNSGGDGAGGENPESGGGAASGGSSEIALGGGAISISGGFMTEEDRAIRNMEEGERNSGGGNRWPRQETIALLKIRSEMDVVFRDSSLKGPLWEEVSRKMADLGFHRSAKKCKEKFENVYKYHKRTKDGRASKADGKTYRFFEQLEALENNPSSHHSLLPPAMTSSRPPPPPLEATPINMAMPMPSGNANTINLQLPTSQQGTTTVTVSSAPPNNSNILVSCHQNTTSHQNIPLSSSMAPSSQPSPQPANNPINNLQANTNFPSHQNISAMSYSTSSSTSSDEDIQRRHKKKRKWKDFFERLMKDVIDKQEDLQRRFLETLEKRERDRTVREEAWRVQEVARMNREHDLLVQERSMAAAKDAAVISFLQKITEQQNIQIPSNINVAPPSAQVQIQLPKNPPPPPTRSQVLQQQTQSTILVSPAPPQQSPATPAPISLPVTIPAAVPAQSLPLTPPVPAKNVELTPKSDNGGEGYTPASSSRWPKAEVEALIKLRTQLDVKYQENGPKGPLWEEISAGMKKLGYNRNAKRCKEKWENINKYFKKVKESNKKRPEDSKTCPYFHQLDALYKEKAKNETSSSSFSNPSASGFALNPENNPMMPIMARPEQQWPLPPHHQQHHESTRMDHDHESDNMDQDEDEEDEEDEDEENAYEIVANKQQSSMAAANTATTTTATATTTV, from the exons atgctaGGAGTTTCTGGAATAATAAGCAGTACTAATTCAGGAGGTGATGGAGCTGGCGGAGAAAATCCAGAAAGCGGCGGCGGAGCTGCTAGTGGAGGAAGTAGTGAAATAGCTCTAGGAGGTGGCGCAATTTCAATATCCGGTGGATTTATGACAGAAGAAGATAGAGCAATAAGAAATATGGAAGAAGGAGAGAGGAATTCAGGTGGCGGAAATAGATGGCCAAGACAAGAAACAATAGCTTTGCTGAAAATAAGGTCGGAGATGGACGTTGTTTTTCGAGATTCTAGTCTTAAAGGTCCCTTGTGGGAAGAAGTTTCCAG GAAAATGGCAGACCTCGGTTTCCATCGAAGTGCCAAGAAATGTAAAGAGAAATTCGAGAATGTTTACAAGTATCATAAGAGAACCAAAGATGGTCGAGCTTCTAAAGCAGATGGAAAAACTTATCGTTTCTTTGAACAATTAGAAGCTCTTGAAAACAACCCTTCTTCTCATCATTCTTTATTGCCACCGGCAATGACTTCTTCTCGTCCCCCACCACCTCCTTTGGAAGCAACTCCTATAAATATGGCCATGCCAATGCCATCTGGAAATGCTAATACCATAAATCTTCAACTCCCAACTTCACAACAAGGTACTACTACTGTTACTGTTTCATCAGCGCCACCAAATAATAGTAATATTTTAGTATCTTGTCATCAAAATACAACCTCTCACCAAAATATTCCGTTAAGCTCTTCCATGGCACCATCATCACAACCATCGCCACAACCAGCTAATAATCCCATAAATAATCTTCAAgcaaatacaaattttccatccCATCAGAATATTTCAGCAATGTCGTATTCGACTTCTTCATCTACTTCGTCGGACGAGGATATACAAAGGCGGcataagaagaagaggaaatgGAAGGATTTTTTTGAGAGGTTGATGAAGGATGTGATTGACAAGCAAGAGGATTTGCAAAGAAGGTTTTTGGAGACATTAGAGAAACGGGAGCGTGACCGGACGGTACGAGAAGAAGCTTGGAGAGTACAAGAAGTGGCAAGAATGAATAGGGAACATGATCTTTTAGTCCAAGAAAGATCAATGGCAGCAGCTAAAGATGCAGCTGTTATTTCATTCTTGCAAAAGATAACCGAACAGCAAAACATCCAAATTCCAAGTAACATCAATGTTGCTCCTCCCTCAGCACAAGTACAAATACAATTGCCCAAAAATCCACCACCTCCACCAACGCGTTCACAAGTACTGCAGCAACAAACACAATCAACCATTCTAGTATCACCAGCGCCACCTCAACAATCACCCGCAACACCAGCTCCAATATCATTACCAGTGACGATACCAGCTGCAGTACCAGCACAGTCACTGCCACTAACACCGCCAGTACCAGCTAAGAACGTGGAATTAACACCAAAAAGTGATAATGGGGGTGAGGGTTATACTCCGGCAAGCTCTTCAAGGTGGCCTAAAGCAGAAGTTGAAGCGTTGATTAAGCTTCGAACACAGCTAGATGTTAAGTACCAAGAAAACGGACCAAAAGGGCCGCTCTGGGAGGAGATATCAGCTGGAATGAAGAAACTTGGATACAACAGGAATGCCAAGAGATGCAAAGAGAAATGGGAGAACATCAATAAGTACTTcaagaaagtaaaggaaagtaACAAGAAGAGACCAGAAGATTCCAAGACTTGCCCTTATTTCCACCAACTCGACGCATTGTACAAGGAGAAAGCTAAGAACgaaacttcatcttcttcattCAGTAATCCATCAGCAAGTGGGTTTGCATTAAACCCCGAAAACAACCCAATGATGCCGATCATGGCTCGTCCAGAACAACAATGGCCGCTTCCGCCACATCATCAACAACACCATGAAAGTACCCGAATGGATCACGACCACGAGAGTGATAACATGGATCAAGACGAGGACGAGGAGGACGAGGAAGACGAGGATGAGGAAAATGCGTATGAGATAGTGGCAAACAAACAACAATCATCAATGGCAGCAGCCAACACAGCAACCACCACCACAGCTACTGCTACAACGACAGTTTGA